One window of the Apium graveolens cultivar Ventura unplaced genomic scaffold, ASM990537v1 ctg4669, whole genome shotgun sequence genome contains the following:
- the LOC141702115 gene encoding uncharacterized protein LOC141702115 yields MLFGLRKLAHYAKFNEEDILLFTYLGSGEFTINVFDHAKVEKEVEDDAIIREINEEDIIHNVENASNVNVPEEHIIVQINEPVPNVFQFSRVMRRSHVNNSGHGVYIPKYIQPEAHEWAA; encoded by the exons ATGTTGTTTGGTTTGCGAAAACTTGCACATTATGCAAAATTTAACGAAGAAGACATTCTACTTTTCACATATTTGGGAAGTGGTGAGTTTACGATTAATGTTTTTGACCATGCAAAGGTAGAAAAAGAAGTTGAGGATGATGCAATTATTAGAG AGATTAATGAAGAAGATATCATCCACAATGTTGAAAATGCGTCAAACGTGAATGTTCCAGAAGAACATATTATTGTTCAAATAAATGAACCAGTGCCTAACGTTTTTCAATTCAGTAGAGTTATGAGAAGGTCCCATGTGAACAACTCTGGCCATGGAGTG TATATTCCTAAATATATTCAACCTGAGGCACATGAATGGGCTGCATGA